The nucleotide sequence CCTTTCCCCTGCCGGATTGTGACATCCAGCCCGGCCTCTGCAAAAAAGCCCTGCTCGACACCAACATAAACCGGCGCTTTATCGCCGCCGGGCAGCCAGTCGAGCTGAAACGTGACCTTATCGATTGCATAGCTGGCCTGAGCAGATACCAACAGAATGGCAGCCAGTGTCATACGGCTGAGTGTCTGTGAAGTCGTTTTCATTGCTTTCTCCGTGTCATCCATTGCACCTGGGAAAAGTAGCGATGACACAGCGTGTGGAGCCGCACTGTGCATCGCACTTATTGAGCAATGTCCCGGGATCTTTCCCTAACCGCTTCTACTCAACACTGAACCTTGCTGCTGCCAGCCGTGCTGACAATCAACAACAAGGTTAAGGCAAACACCATGCCAGCCTGTATGCAAAGCAAGACAGCACGACAGACATTCCTTAATTTACATAGCGTTAACAAAGATGACACCAGACAGCCGCGCGCCAGCAGCACACAAACCCGATACAAACCAGCGCACTGCACTGGTGCATTACCCGCAGTCGATGCGTTGTTGTTGTGCATAAAACGTCCAGCTCAGCCTTGCCCTCCGCCGTCAGGACCAGGCGCTCGCGCACCCGGCAGACTGGCGCAAGATTTGCTTTGGGATACAGTCAGCGAACAGGCTCACGGGCCGTCAAGCAACGCGCGAAGTACTCACAAGCGATCAACGATCAACTCATACACCGAAGAGTAGAAGCGGTCAGGGAGGTTACCCGGGACATTGCTCAGACGAGGAAAGTGAACCGATGAACTATCTGATAAAAGGCGCTTGCGCCATTTTCGGCCATGATGCCACGGCCAGCGATATTCGCATCCAGCAGGGCTATATCACTGAAATCGGCTGCCAGCTTAGCCAGTTACCGGGTGAGAGCTGCATCCAGGCCCGCGATTGTGTGATTTATCCCGGGCTGGTCAACAGCCATCACCACATTGCGCAATCGATCCTCAAAGGGATCCCGGCCGGACTGAATCAGCCGCTTGGCGACTGGCTGGCCAGCGTGCCATACCGTTTCTGGCCGCAGATCACGCCGGAGATCATGTACGCCGCCGCCTGTCTGGGCTTTAGTGAACTGCTGCGCTCCGGCACCACGACCTGTGCCGATCATCATTATCTCTATCATGCAACGACCAGCCCGGAGCTGGAGGCCGCGGTCTGGCAAGCCGCAGAGGATGTGGGCATCCGGCTGGTACTCTGCCGGGGAGGCGCAACCCGCCAGGGCAGCCACAAAGGCATGCGCAGCAGCCCGGTCGAACCGGAATCCATCGCCCAGTGCCTCACCCGACTCGATCAGTCCCGCTCGCGCTATCACCAGCCCGGCGGGGATGCGATGCGCAAACTGGTCGTCGCGCCGACCAGCCTGGTGCACTCTTCCTCGCCGGCCGATTTACGGCTGCTGGCAGAGTTTGCCCGCAGTCATGGCCTGAAAATGCACTCGCACTTGCTCGAAGTCCATTTTGATGAGGTTCAGGCGCAGCAGAACTACCGGATGAGCGCGGTGGACTATGCCGAAAGCTGTCACTGGCTGGGCGAAGATGTCTGGTTTGCCCACCTGGTACAGGCCAATGAGCGGGATATCGCCACACTGGCCGGCAGCAGGACAGGAATTGCCCACTGCCCGACCTCCAACTGCCGTCTCGGCAGCGGCATTGCCCCTGTGATCCGCATGGCTCAGGCCGGGATGCCAATCAGCATTGGGGTCGACGGTTCAGCATCTTCAGAGTCCGGTTCGATGATCCAGGAACTCAACCTGACCTGGCTGCTGCACAGAGCACAGCAGGGGGCTGAGGCAACGAACCTGGAAACCGTGCTGAAATGGGGCACGGAAGACGGCGCCAGGCTGCTCGGACTGGATAAAGTCGGCAAACTGGCGGTCGGCTACGCAGCCGATCTGGTGATCTACGATCTGCGGGCGCCCCGCTTCGCGGGCTGCCATACCCCGTTGCTGGCTCCGATCCTGTGCGGCGAGCCCGTCGATATCAAATATACCTTTGTGCAGGGCCGGCCTGTGGTCAACAACGGTGTGCCTCAGCTTGACCCGCATCAACTGGCCAGCCAGGCCAGAGCAGCAATCCAAGATCTGCTCAGGCGAGTCGCCTGATCCACCGTCGTCGTATGCAGGTGGCAAAAAAAAACGCCCCGGTGCAAACCGGGGCGTTCAGATAAAACAGATTGCAGCAGACGGTTTAAGCCGTTTGTGCTTTGGCCTCACAGATGTCTGCCCGGAAGAAGCGGGTGACCACCAGTGCCAGCAAGGTCGGCGTTGTCCAGGCCATGCCGTAGTCAAACATTGGCAGGAAGCTCAGGAATGACATATCCAGGCCGATCACTTTGCCCGCATCAATCAGGCTGAAGATCAACGAAACCAGCAGTACCACACGGTAGGCCAGACGCGGGTTTGGCAGCCAGCGACGGACAAAGGTCAGAATCACCAGGGCCACAGCCACAGGATACAAAGCAAACAGCACAGGCACCGACAGGCTGATCAGCTGGTTCAGGCCGACATTGGCCACCACACCACAAGTCACAGACAGGATCACGGCCCAGGTTTCATAAGACAGACGGGTCAGCGAGCTGAAGTAATCCGAACAGGCACTGATCAGGCCAATCGCCGTGGTCAGACAGGCCAGCATCACAATCGCCGACAGAATATACTGTCCGACAGGACCAAACAGCGCCAGTACATAACCCGCCAGAATCGCACCGCCATTGGCCGCGCCATCCGCGACAGCCGCACTGGTGGCTCCCAGATAGAACAGGGAGATGTAGACAAACGCCAGGCCCGCTGCCGCAATGACACCGGCCATCATCAGATACTTGCAGGTTGCTTTCTCATCCGTGATACCTTTGTTACGGATCACATCAACAATCAGCATGCCGAACATCAGCGCGGCAAAGGTATCCATGGTGTTATAGCCTTCAAGGAATCCTTTGGTGAACGCCATATTGACATAATCACCCTGTGCGGCCTGAATCTCGCTTTGCGGGTTCAGGAATACGGCCACAGCCAGAATAGCCAGCACGGCAAAGAGCGCCGGGGTAAGCAGCTTACCGATGGAATCGATCAACCTGCCGCGAGACCATGCAAAGAACAGTGCCAGCCCAAAGAAGGCAACAGAGAAAATGGTCAGGCTGGTTTGTCCACCATCGGCAATAAAAGGTTTGACCGCCATTTCGTAGGCCACAAGACCCGTACGAGGCGCCGCAAAAGCAGGACCGATGATGATAAAGATAAGAACGGCCATCAGCGTTGCCAGCTGAGGCGGCAGATCTCGGGTCAGCCCTTTCCAGCCGCCGCCGGCAACAGCCACGGCTATGATGCCGATCAGCGGCAAGCCGACTGCCGTCGACAGGAAACCAAACATCGCTGGCAGCAGGTTATCACCTGCACTTAAACCGGCCTGGGGCGGGAAAATAATATTTCCGGCACCCAGGAAGAAGGCGAAGGTCATAAAACCTATCGCAAAAATATCTGAAACCTTGAGTGTGTTATTCAAACTGCACCTTCCCACTCGTCTATTGTTATGTTGTGTTAGCATTTATGGTTTATTACTGAGATATATCACTACATCCAGCAAAAGAGGCAGCATAATGAAGCAAAAGAATGTCAGTGACAACCTCACAGCCAAAAACACCACTTTCTTCGGATTGATAGCCAAAAAACCAAAATAAACACCCAATTTCTTGGTTATTACAAGAGCCATATACTAAAACAAACATTGCTCACAAAACATCCAACACAGAACATTAAACCATCAAGGTGGCAAACTTTACAGTCTTTGGCCGCAATTCAACCCTGGATAAGAATAACCGCTATAATAGCGGACTGATTTTACCCGGCTGCCTTTTTGGACATTCTTTCGATGAATAAAGGTTTTACGTTTAAACAGTTTCATGTCGACGACCACGGATGTGGCATGCCCGTCAGCACAGATGGTGTGTTGTTAGGCGCATGGGCCAGCGTGTCAAGCTGCCGTGACAGTCAGGCTGATAACAATGGCCCGACCATACTCGACATTGGCTGCGGCAGCGGTTTGCTGTCGTTAATGGCAGCGCAGCGCACGCAATCCGGCCCTGCGGAGATTCTGGCGCTGGATATTGACCCGGCCGCCGTGGCTGCGGCTGGCAAGAATTTCTCGGCCTCACCCTGGTCTGCGCGATTGCAAGCCGACAAGCAAGATATTCGCGAATGGACCCGTGCTCAGTCCAAAGGCCGCTTCCAGACCATTTTATGCAATCCGCCCTACTTCAACCATGGTGAACAGGCCAGTTGCCAGCGACGGGCCACCGCGCGGCATACCGACACTTTGCCCCACAAAGAGTTGCTCAGCTGCCTGCAATCCCTGCTGGCACCGACCGGACAGGCCAGCCTGATCCTGCCGGTCTACGAGGGGGAAGCACTCCTGGCCATGCTGGCTGACGATGATTTGTATTGCCGCCGGCTGTGCCGGGTGAAAAGCACCGCCGCCAAACCGGTTCACCGTCTGCTGATGGCGCTTTCCCCTCAGGCTGGTGAGTGTGACGAAACATCCCTGACCATCCATCAGCATGGCCAGTACTCGGCTGAGTTTGTTGCCCTGACACAAGACTTTTACCTTAAGCTCTGATCCGGTCAGCGAGCGGCAGGGATAATCCAAGTTTTTGTGCTTTAATCGGTGATACTTGCATCAAATCACACTATAATGCCGCCCCTTAACTGAATCACAGCAGCAAACTGCCCATCGACACGCGACTTTCAGGGGCAGCCCGCTACTTAGGAGTAAGACTGGTGAGAGATTTTTCCGAATTAGAGTTAGATGGCGCTCTGCTACAAGCGATTGAAGATATGGGATACTCCCGTCCAACCGTTGTGCAGTCTGAGGCTATCCCTCATGCCCTGGATGGCCGTGACGTACTGGCTTCCGCACCAACGGGTACCGGAAAAACAGCCGCCTTTGTCTTGCCCATGATCCAGCACCTGCTTGATTTTCCGCGCCGTAAACCCGGCCCGGCCCGGGTGCTGATTCTGACCCCAACCCGTGAACTGGCGATTCAGGTCGCGGATCAAGCCAAAGCCCTGGCCGCCCATACGGATCTGAAAATCTTCACCATCACAGGCGGTATCTCTTACGACGAACACGCTGAGTACCTGGGCAAAACCCAAGACATCGTGGTTGCCACACCAGGCCGTCTGATGGAATACATTGAAGGCGAGAAATTCGATTGCCGTGCCATCGAATGCCTGATCCTGGACGAAGCAGACCGCATGCTCGACATGGGTTTCGGAGCGGTGGTGAAACGCCTGCATGAAGAGTGCCGCTGGCGCCGTCAGAGCTTGCTGTTCTCTGCCACTCTGGAAGGCAAAGGGGTGCGTGAGTTCTCCCAGACTATTTTAAATGAACCGGTTGAAGTCAACGCTGAGCCACCGCGCCGTGAGCGCAAAAAGATCCATCAGGTCTACCACCGCTGTGACGATATGGCACACAAAATGGCGTTGCTGCAAAATATCCTCAGCGATCAAGCCGAGCGCAGTATCATTTTTGTCAAAACCCGCGAGCGACTGGCCGAGCTGCGGGATCAACTGGCAGCGCTGAAAATTGCCTGCGTGTGGATCCAGGGTGAAATGGCGCAAGCCACCCGCAATAATGCCATCCGTCGTTTCCGCGAAGGCGAAACCAATATACTGATCGCCACTGATGTCGCGGCACGGGGGATTGACCTGCCGGACGTCAGCCACGTGATTAACTTTGACATGCCGCGCACGGCCGATGTGTATCTGCACCGGATTGGCCGTACAGCCCGTGCCGGTAAGAAAGGCACAGCCATCTCGCTGGTGGAAGCCCATGATCAGGGCATGATCGAGCGTGTCAGCCGGTATATGAAAGAAGAGATCCCGGAGCGCTTTATCGAAGGTCTGCGTCCGAAACACAAAAAGCCGGTTACAGTGAAGAAAAAGAAAAAAACCAAAGACGGCAAGAAGAAAGACGCCAAGAAGAAAAAATCCGTCAAGAAAAAGGCCGCGACCAAGTCATCTTAGTCGCGCAGCTGATGCCAAAAGCAAAGGGCCGGAGACAATCTCCGGCCCTTTTTCTTTTTAGTCTGTGGCAAACGCTCAGGTTTTTACTGCTCTTCGCGCTTAAATACCAGCTCGGCGGCCGTCGATTCTTCAGGTGCGAAGTAATAGCCTGCCACATCAAATTGTTTCAGTTGCTCGACTGACGTCAGGCGATTCTCAATGATATAACGCGCCATCATGCCACGGGCTTTCTTGGCGTAGAAACTGATCACCTTGTACTGACCGTTTTTGCAGTCTTTGAACACAGGGGTGATCACTTTACCTTTCAGCGATTTTGGCTTCACGGCTTTGAAGTATTCATTCGAGGCCAGATTAATCAGGAGGTCATCACCCTGCGCGGCAAGTGCGGCATTGAGTTTGTCGGTGATGATGCTGCCCCAGAACTGATACAGGTTGGTACCGCGGCCGTTCGCCAGCTTAGTGCCCATTTCCAGACGGTAGGGTTGCATCAGATCCAGCGGCCGTAACAAACCATACAAACCGGACAACATACGCAGGTGCTGCTGGGCAAAAGCAAAATCATCCTCGCTCAGGCTGTCAGCTTCCAGGCCGGTGTATACATCTCCTTTAAAGGCCAAAATGGCCTGACGGGCGTTTTCCGGGGTAAAATCCGGCTGCCAGTCGGCAAAACGGGCCGCATTGAGTCCGGCGATTTTATCACTGACCTTCATCAGGCTTGCAATATCCATCGGCGTCAGCTGACGACAAACCTCAATCAGTTCCATTGAGTGATCAGTCAGCTCAGGCAAAGTATAAGTCTTTGTGGCCAGTGGAGATTCATAATCCAGAGTTTTAGCAGGGGAAACCACTATCAGCATGTTTTGATGTCCTGTAAGCGTGTCTGTCGGCAAGATTACCATTTCGGCATCAAAAAACCACGTACAACGCGCGTGGTTATCGCTTTCTTTGCCATAGGTGCCGCCTATCGTTCTGAGCGGCTGGTCCAGATATCCTCATCCAGCTGAGCATGTAATTCCGGGTACTGGGCGCTGTCAAACGTCGGCACCTTACCCTGCGCTAATTGCGCGTTATAGTCTTTCGCCAGTTTCACCACAGTGCCCGACAACAGCAAAATGGCGATCAGGTTGATAATGGCCATCATCCCCATCGAGACATCCGCCATCGCCCATACCGTTGGCAATTCTGCCAGCGCACCGAACATCACCATGCCCAGTACCACGGCGCGAAAAAGCAGCAACCCGGCTTTGTGGTTGTGCTCCAGAAAAATCAGGTTGGTTTCCGCATACGAGTAATTGGCCACCAGCGAGGTAAAGGCAAACAGGAAGATCGCGATGGCAATGAAGATCCCGCCCCAGTCACCCACCTGGGAAGCCAGCGCCCGCTGCGTCAGCTCTATACCGGTGACTTCACCATGCGGCACATACTCACCGGAGACCAGAATAATGGCGACTGTGGCCGAGCAGATCACGATCGTATCGGTAAAGACCCCCAGCATCTGTACATAGCCTTGCGACGCCGGATGCGGCGGGTACGGCGTGGCCGATGCCGCGGCATTGGGCGCCGATCCCATGCCCGCTTCGTTCGAAAACAGCCCGCGCTTGAGGCCATTGATCATGCCTTGAGCGATGGTATAGCCCAGAGCGCCCGAGGCCGCCTCTTCCAGACCAAAGGCACTGCGGAAAATCAGGGCGATCACCGAAGGGACCTGTTCGATATTCATCGCCACTACCACCAGTGCCAGCAGCAGATAACAAATCGCCATCACAGGCACCAGAATTTCTGCGGTGCGGGCAATGGTGCGCATGCCACCAAAGATGATAAAGCCGGTCAGCGCCACCAGCACCATGCCCACCACCACAGGTTGCCAGCCAAAGGCCACATTCATGGCTTTGGCAATGGAGTTCGCCTGAACCGCATTGAACACCAGACCGAAGGCAATGATCAGAAAAATGGAGAACACTACGCCCATCCAGCGCATGCCCAGTCCTTTTTCCATGTAGTACGCCGGGCCGCCGCGGTAGTTACCGTCATCATCCCGGGTCTTATACAACTGGGCCAGCGCACTTTCCGCAAAGGCCGTCGCCATCCCTAGCATGGCAATCAGCCACATCCAGAAAATCGCGCCCGGACCGCCTAAGGTGAGCGCCACCGCAACGCCGGCCATGTTGCCGGTCCCGACCCGGGCAGCCAGACTGGTGCACAATGCCTGAAAAGAAGAGATGCCAGCCGCATCCGACTTGCGACTGTTTTTCATCACCTTAAACATGTGACCAAAATGCCGGAACTGAATAAAACCCAGCAAGTAGGTAAAATAGATCCCAACACCGACCAGCAGGTAAATCAATACAGATCCCCACAGCAGGTCATTGAGAAAATTTATCTGACTTGTCACACCAACCCCTTCCCTTGCTCAAAGGTATCTTTGCCCGGCACGTTTTTACCCTGCCGCTTCATTCAAGTGTCATTCATCTGTCAGCGCAGACTGATATAAAACCAGCACAACATCTGAACTGCCGCGCATTGTTCGGTTTGCTGATCGCTGCCTCTTGTGTGACCGACTGCCGAAAACATGAGCGATGATGCGGAGTTAGTCGCTAAAAATCAACGCGCACTGAGCAGAAATGAGCAGTGGGTTACTTTCTTGTCAACTGGACAAACCATTGAAATCAGCAATGAACCCTGAACTAATTTCACAAATAAATAACAAATGCGAAATAGTTCAATTTTATTCTATGCCGTATTGTGATATTTAACTGATGATCAAAGGGGCAAGATGCCCCTGCTCTGAGCAATACTCAGGATGGTAAAAGAGGTGCAATATGGATAGCTTTGGATTCGACAACATGCTTGAAAGCGATTTTCCTCGTCGCAATGCACGCAGTAAACCTGTGAAACGCAAGTGGCGGGAAATTGAAGCACTGAAAGATAAGCAAAAACTGAAAAAGGAACTTCAGGACATTGATATCTTACATGAGTTTACCGATGAGGTAGATTTGTAATC is from Photobacterium sp. TLY01 and encodes:
- a CDS encoding amidohydrolase family protein gives rise to the protein MNYLIKGACAIFGHDATASDIRIQQGYITEIGCQLSQLPGESCIQARDCVIYPGLVNSHHHIAQSILKGIPAGLNQPLGDWLASVPYRFWPQITPEIMYAAACLGFSELLRSGTTTCADHHYLYHATTSPELEAAVWQAAEDVGIRLVLCRGGATRQGSHKGMRSSPVEPESIAQCLTRLDQSRSRYHQPGGDAMRKLVVAPTSLVHSSSPADLRLLAEFARSHGLKMHSHLLEVHFDEVQAQQNYRMSAVDYAESCHWLGEDVWFAHLVQANERDIATLAGSRTGIAHCPTSNCRLGSGIAPVIRMAQAGMPISIGVDGSASSESGSMIQELNLTWLLHRAQQGAEATNLETVLKWGTEDGARLLGLDKVGKLAVGYAADLVIYDLRAPRFAGCHTPLLAPILCGEPVDIKYTFVQGRPVVNNGVPQLDPHQLASQARAAIQDLLRRVA
- the brnQ gene encoding branched-chain amino acid transport system II carrier protein, whose protein sequence is MNNTLKVSDIFAIGFMTFAFFLGAGNIIFPPQAGLSAGDNLLPAMFGFLSTAVGLPLIGIIAVAVAGGGWKGLTRDLPPQLATLMAVLIFIIIGPAFAAPRTGLVAYEMAVKPFIADGGQTSLTIFSVAFFGLALFFAWSRGRLIDSIGKLLTPALFAVLAILAVAVFLNPQSEIQAAQGDYVNMAFTKGFLEGYNTMDTFAALMFGMLIVDVIRNKGITDEKATCKYLMMAGVIAAAGLAFVYISLFYLGATSAAVADGAANGGAILAGYVLALFGPVGQYILSAIVMLACLTTAIGLISACSDYFSSLTRLSYETWAVILSVTCGVVANVGLNQLISLSVPVLFALYPVAVALVILTFVRRWLPNPRLAYRVVLLVSLIFSLIDAGKVIGLDMSFLSFLPMFDYGMAWTTPTLLALVVTRFFRADICEAKAQTA
- a CDS encoding tRNA1(Val) (adenine(37)-N6)-methyltransferase, which gives rise to MNKGFTFKQFHVDDHGCGMPVSTDGVLLGAWASVSSCRDSQADNNGPTILDIGCGSGLLSLMAAQRTQSGPAEILALDIDPAAVAAAGKNFSASPWSARLQADKQDIREWTRAQSKGRFQTILCNPPYFNHGEQASCQRRATARHTDTLPHKELLSCLQSLLAPTGQASLILPVYEGEALLAMLADDDLYCRRLCRVKSTAAKPVHRLLMALSPQAGECDETSLTIHQHGQYSAEFVALTQDFYLKL
- the srmB gene encoding ATP-dependent RNA helicase SrmB, with the protein product MRDFSELELDGALLQAIEDMGYSRPTVVQSEAIPHALDGRDVLASAPTGTGKTAAFVLPMIQHLLDFPRRKPGPARVLILTPTRELAIQVADQAKALAAHTDLKIFTITGGISYDEHAEYLGKTQDIVVATPGRLMEYIEGEKFDCRAIECLILDEADRMLDMGFGAVVKRLHEECRWRRQSLLFSATLEGKGVREFSQTILNEPVEVNAEPPRRERKKIHQVYHRCDDMAHKMALLQNILSDQAERSIIFVKTRERLAELRDQLAALKIACVWIQGEMAQATRNNAIRRFREGETNILIATDVAARGIDLPDVSHVINFDMPRTADVYLHRIGRTARAGKKGTAISLVEAHDQGMIERVSRYMKEEIPERFIEGLRPKHKKPVTVKKKKKTKDGKKKDAKKKKSVKKKAATKSS
- the yaaA gene encoding peroxide stress protein YaaA → MLIVVSPAKTLDYESPLATKTYTLPELTDHSMELIEVCRQLTPMDIASLMKVSDKIAGLNAARFADWQPDFTPENARQAILAFKGDVYTGLEADSLSEDDFAFAQQHLRMLSGLYGLLRPLDLMQPYRLEMGTKLANGRGTNLYQFWGSIITDKLNAALAAQGDDLLINLASNEYFKAVKPKSLKGKVITPVFKDCKNGQYKVISFYAKKARGMMARYIIENRLTSVEQLKQFDVAGYYFAPEESTAAELVFKREEQ
- a CDS encoding sodium:alanine symporter family protein produces the protein MTSQINFLNDLLWGSVLIYLLVGVGIYFTYLLGFIQFRHFGHMFKVMKNSRKSDAAGISSFQALCTSLAARVGTGNMAGVAVALTLGGPGAIFWMWLIAMLGMATAFAESALAQLYKTRDDDGNYRGGPAYYMEKGLGMRWMGVVFSIFLIIAFGLVFNAVQANSIAKAMNVAFGWQPVVVGMVLVALTGFIIFGGMRTIARTAEILVPVMAICYLLLALVVVAMNIEQVPSVIALIFRSAFGLEEAASGALGYTIAQGMINGLKRGLFSNEAGMGSAPNAAASATPYPPHPASQGYVQMLGVFTDTIVICSATVAIILVSGEYVPHGEVTGIELTQRALASQVGDWGGIFIAIAIFLFAFTSLVANYSYAETNLIFLEHNHKAGLLLFRAVVLGMVMFGALAELPTVWAMADVSMGMMAIINLIAILLLSGTVVKLAKDYNAQLAQGKVPTFDSAQYPELHAQLDEDIWTSRSER
- a CDS encoding DUF3545 family protein, coding for MDSFGFDNMLESDFPRRNARSKPVKRKWREIEALKDKQKLKKELQDIDILHEFTDEVDL